The Arachis hypogaea cultivar Tifrunner chromosome 14, arahy.Tifrunner.gnm2.J5K5, whole genome shotgun sequence DNA window tttaaaatttttaaatttaaaatttaaaaaatttaaaattaattagataaacctaattaaaacctataaaagctttcctcttttctctcacattaacctactCACCTTCAATAATCACACACAGATCTCTCTCTTGCTAATGCTGCTGGAAGCGCCGGCGACTTCTATGCTCTCCGCGACGCCCTCAACACAGAACCCCTACCAGCATTGAAGTGCGGAATATTCTCCCGTTCACGAACCTATATAGAAGAGTAAAAGCATAAGATCACAGGATCTTTGATGAAAGTGAAGACAAATACCGTTACGGTTATTATTGTACCACGAGCTCAACCACGTCCAAAGGAGACGAATTGGATTCAAGAGCTTCGACGCCAATTTGAAGGCAGTGGCGGAGGGCTTCTTCACAGGGCTGGCGGCGGTCATGTGGCAGTGAACGGGAAATGTCGCGGGCGCGCCATGAACAGCTATAGCCCAACCCATCGCAgcttttgcttttttatttttagtttatttttagtgttttttatttttaatttttataaaaaaagtgaaaataataaaattttattttttatttttattttatgttttttttttgttgcagaTGTTGCTCTCTGCGTTTTGCGATATtaggtgccattttgatgattaaagagactgcaaactacacaattatagaattataaaaaaaacattcatttaatatgaaaaaaaacatcttaatacttaacaaaagaaacatccaattatattttagcaaaaataattaaatatctataaaatttaaaaaaatgaaatttttaaagaaataaagacattcacatttgcaatacaaaaaaatatgaaaaatatataaaagaacatccatttagtatgaaaaaaaaacattctgatacttagcaaaagaaacatccatatatattaattcgtataaattttgaattcaccaaaaatattttggctgattttttgctaatacccttttggttccctagcattgcTCGTTGAAAAAtaggttaattaaaaaaaaacgttGCGGAGCCTTGGAGAAAGTATTGGAATCCGTTCAAGTATTCAGTTTTTTTCATGTATTCATGTATtcagtttttttctctttttttttctcccttATTTAGCTATTGATTTCGATTTCTATTTAGAGCTTGGTGTATTTTGCTGTAACATGGTgatatatataaagaaatttcATCACATTTTTAAAAATGTAGAGGTCTTCAATTTAGAAGACAAATAATTAAGATTCTGAACTATTGTATAACGAAGTAGATAGTATTTATGTAATTGAATATTTCTAAAGAAACAATATATTTGAGGTGATTTCTTCCAAACCCATGGCAATTTTGTGGGTAAGTTACCCTTGCACATGTGTCATCATCTCAACCAttgatcaaaaaaattttcaacctttCATTAATTGCATTCATTGATAATAACAAAAGCCTTTAATGAACATATACTATAACAAATACTACATTAATTATTGTATACATATACTATATAGTGTATTGGGGaacatttataattataatttataatctataacttgtttttcattttataaaATACCCTCCATCACTTTCTGAAATTCAACATGCATGTCTCACAAGCCTTTAATTCATGTTTCACTTCCTGAAAAACGCATAGAATCCACTGCCCACTGGTTTTTTCGCCTTCGTTCTATACCCACTACCCAACCCTGAAATTTGTTATCCTAGAACCCACTACCCAACCCTATTTGATTTTTTCGCCATCGTTCTATACCCAGTGTCCATGATCTCCTTCGAGTAACAAGTTCCGGAACTGGTACTCTGCTTTCGTCGGATTGGCGTCGACGTCAACTGAGGAGAGGGCAAACGCTAAACTGATGTGGCTCCGGTAGAGAAATTTGTAGCAGAACTTCTGCTAGATCCGAAGCTGCGGCTGCTGGAAGCTGGTTTACCAACATTCATTTTTCGGCTGCCTTCGAATTAGGTGCGTCGGATTAGGTAAAGGTCACCTCCCTCCGACTCCGACAGTGCATTTTTTATCCGTTGAAGCTCAACCTCTGGTTGTCATCAAGGTATGTCCGATTAAGTTTTTTTCTTAATCCAGATTAGTTTAATTTGGATGATAGTCTATGTCTTTTAAACGGTTCTCTGTTTAGGGTGTTGGGTTGCTATCCTTGAATTTGGAAATTAAGTTACATTATCCAGTTCTATGCTGTGGCTAGCTTTGGGGAATTCAAAATAAATACCTAATACTGGGGTCGAAAACAATTGGGTTAGTTTAATTGGTTTTGGTTCATTTAATTTTACATGCAGCTTAGTTTAGCTTCCCGTAGTTGCTGCCATTGGCTCTGTTTAATGACATTTTTGGGTAAAATTATGGCAGGGGTTAAATTATGTCCATAAAGGAGGATGATGTTAAGAATGATTCTGATAATGATTTGGGTGATGATTTCGATTATCAACCAAATGCAGAAGATGATGCTGATGACGACGATGTGGATTCGCTGGATTCCACTAGCAAGAGTGAAGAAGTTTGTGGTGTAAAAAGAATAGCGGATTTAATGGTGGAGGATATTTGGAACCTGGACTTTAGGACTGAGGATGAGGCTTGCCAATTTTATAACGCTTATTCTTGTTGGCATGGATTTGTAATGAGGAAGGACGACGTGGTTAGGGATAATCAAGGTAGAATCATTAGCAGGCAACTTGTTTGCAACAAAGAGGGCTGGAGAAATATGAGGTATCTTGATATGGATGATAGATCAAGGGAGGCAAGGTCACTAACGCGAACCAAGTGTCCAACTCGGCTTAGGGTAAAGCTTGACTACGGCTGCAGTAGATGGAAGGTATCATGTTTTGTGGAATCTCACAACCACGATCTGACACCACCCCAATTTGTGCATCTGGTACCGGCCAATCGTCGTCTAACTGTCACTGATAGAGTCCAAGTggaaaatcttcataattttggtGTCAAGAGCTGCCACATTATGGGGTATATTGCATTCCAAAAGGGTGGATATCGTCATGCTGGCTTCACACGGAAAGATTTGTACAACCACATCGATCGCTATCGTCGGGCAAAAGTTAAAAACGGGGATGCCAATGCGGCAATAAACTATTTGATTGACAAGTCAAACAACGATCCGATGTTCTTTGGAAAGTATACGTTCACTAGTGACGAAAGGCTGGAGCATATTTTTTGGGCAGATGGGCAGTCAATTATCGACTATCACTGCTTTGGAGATATTGTTGCCTTTGATTCAACCTACAAGAAGAATAAATACAACAAGCCTTTGGTCATTTTCTCTGGATGCAATCATCACGGGCAGACTGTTATCTTCGGCTCCGGCCTACTATCCGACGAGACCACAGAGACGTATAAGTGGTTGTTGGAAACCTTTGTAGAAGCGATGGGTGGGAAAAGTCCAAAAGCAGTAATAACTGACCGAGACCTTGCCATGCGAAATGCAATCAAGAATATTCTGCCTGATGCGACCCATCGGTTATGCGGATGGCATCTGCAGAGAAATGCATGTGAAAATATAAAGAATCCTAATTTCCTGCGCGATTTTAAGGGTCTTATATACGACAACAACGACCAGAGAGACTTTGATCGGAGATGGGCAGCCATTTTGGATAAGCACAACCTTGTTGGCAGTACCTGGATGGAAAAGACGTACGAAACTCGTGAGATGTGGTCCCATTGTTTCCTCCGGGATAAGTTTTTCGGTTACATAAGGACGACATCACAGTGTGAAGGTATAAATTCTCTCATCAGATTCTATGTTAATCGCAAGAACACCCTCATTGGCTTCATGCATAACCTGGATAGGGCCTTAAAGGAGTATAGAAACAAC harbors:
- the LOC112742244 gene encoding protein FAR1-RELATED SEQUENCE 5-like, with translation MSIKEDDVKNDSDNDLGDDFDYQPNAEDDADDDDVDSLDSTSKSEEVCGVKRIADLMVEDIWNLDFRTEDEACQFYNAYSCWHGFVMRKDDVVRDNQGRIISRQLVCNKEGWRNMRYLDMDDRSREARSLTRTKCPTRLRVKLDYGCSRWKVSCFVESHNHDLTPPQFVHLVPANRRLTVTDRVQVENLHNFGVKSCHIMGYIAFQKGGYRHAGFTRKDLYNHIDRYRRAKVKNGDANAAINYLIDKSNNDPMFFGKYTFTSDERLEHIFWADGQSIIDYHCFGDIVAFDSTYKKNKYNKPLVIFSGCNHHGQTVIFGSGLLSDETTETYKWLLETFVEAMGGKSPKAVITDRDLAMRNAIKNILPDATHRLCGWHLQRNACENIKNPNFLRDFKGLIYDNNDQRDFDRRWAAILDKHNLVGSTWMEKTYETREMWSHCFLRDKFFGYIRTTSQCEGINSLIRFYVNRKNTLIGFMHNLDRALKEYRNNELIADFKSQCSEPVMITSLEVYERSASCYYTRNIFKEIRNEIQRAGALNIMVLSTTLDKVEFSVTALGDPARD